CTCCCGCGTCAGCTGCCGATAAATTACAACAGTGCAATGTCAAGACTTATTGATTATCCTGTGCTGCATGATGACAGTGTTCCGGTTCTGGCCGGAATGCCGTTTGTTCAGCCTCAGCCGGTAGCATTTAAGGTAATTCATCTGGAACCAGAAAATGCAGTGATTATTTCAAGAGATACTGAAATAGAATTTTCAGATAAACCTGCCGCAGGCTTTGAAGGCCTGAAAATGATATCATATGAAGACATCGGCGGCCTTAAAACTGAGCTTCAGAATGTAAGGGAAACTATTGAACTCCCGATGCGGCACCCGGAATTATTCAGTAAACTTGGAATCGATCCCCCAAAAGGTGTTTTACTATACGGCCCTCCGGGAACAGGAAAAACCCTCATTGCAAAGGCAGTCGCAAATGAGAGCGGCGCACACTTCATATCAATCGCCGGACCTGAAATAATCTCCAAATATTACGGCGAGAGTGAACAAAGACTGAGGGAAATTTTTGACGAGGCTGAGGAAAATGCTCCCTCCATCATATTCATAGATGAACTGGACTCCATTGCACCAAAAAGAGAGGATGTAACAGGCGAAGTTGAGAGGAGGGTTGTTGCTCAGCTTCTGACCATGATGGACGGTCTTGACGAGAGGGGGCAGGTAGTTGTAATAGGTGCTACCAACCGGCTTGATGCAATTGACCAGGCTCTTAGAAGGCCGGGACGTTTTGACCGTGAGATTGAGATTGGAGTGCCGGGAGAGGAAGATCGTATGGAGATACTCCGAATCCATACCAGAGGTATGCCTATTGAGGGAGAGAACAGAATTATAGCCAAGAAAAAAGAGCTTAAAGCCGCAGAACCCAGTGACAGGGGAGATCTTGAAGAAGAACTCCGGATGATAAAAGATGAAGTCGGCAAAACAAGGGAGATGCTCTTAAAAGAACTTGCAGGAAAAACTACAGGTTTTGTTGGTGCTGATCTAGCGGCACTCGGCCGTGAAGCTGCCATGAGGGCACTCCGCAGGTATCTCCCGCATATTGATCTTGAATCAGACGAAATATCTCCTGAAATTCTTGAATCAATTGAAATATTAATAAGAGATTTCAGGCTGGCATTAAGAGAGATCAGCCCAAGTGCAATGCGTGAAGTTTTCCTTGAAGTATCTCATATAAACTGGCGGGATATAGGAGGTCTTGACGCTGAAAAGGAGGAAGTCCGTGAGACTGTTGAATATCCGCTCACCAAAAGGGAAAGGTTTGAAAATCTTGGCATTGAACCTCCAAGAGGTGTTCTGCTTTACGGCCCTCCCGGGACAGGTAAAACACTGATAGCAAAAGCAGTGGCAAATGAGAGCGGAGCAAATTTCATTCCGGTAAGGGGGCCACAGCTTCTCTCTAAATGGGTAGGGGAGAGTGAAAAGGCTGTCAGGGAAGTATTCAGGAAAGCGCGTCAGGTGGCACCCTCGATAATATTTTTTGATGAACTTGACGCGCTTGCACCCGCAAGGGGGCGTGGATCAGATTCTCATGTTATTGAAAGCGTGGTCAACCAGATTCTGACTGAATTTGACGGTCTTGAAGATCTCACCGGTGTTTCAGTTCTTGCCGCAACCAACAGGCCGGATATCATTGACCAGGCACTCCTGCGTGCCGGAAGGTTTGACAGGCTGGTATATATTGGAGAACCGGACGCAAAATCACGAGAGAAGATACTGCATATTCACTCCAGATTTTTACCTATAGAATATTCTGTCATAGAGGATATTCTTGAGATTACAAAAGATTTTGATGAATTAATATTTGAGGAAATTTTTGTTGACATAAGAAAAAAACGAGACATTATGCCAAACAGGATAATTACGGTGGATGAAATAAGAAAGGCATGTGAACTATGCAGTAAGAAAGCTGAAAAGAGGTTATCTTCAGGTAAAAGAAGGAAAATTATAATTGATCTTCTGAATAAAAATGCGCTTAAACTTGACGATCCTGTAAGGGACTCCCTCATTGTTAAGATTGCAGGTAAGACAGAAGGTTATGTCGGTTCGGATCTTGAACTTCTCTGCCGTGAATCTGCCATGTTTGCAATGAGGGAAGGAAGAAGCATGGTTCTGGAGGATGATTTTAAAAAAGCTCTTGAGAAAGTTCATCCTATGATAAACGACAGCTTAAGAGAGCAGTATCAGAACATGAAGAATCATTTCAAGGGTGGAAGACCTAAAGATATCCAGCCTGTTGAGTACCAGTGATGAACACAGATATATTATACTCTTCAGGATGGCAGAATTCCGGAAAATACATAAATATGATCTTCTTTTTTTCTCTCCTTCCCTGGTAATATTTAAACAATCTTTTAAAAATCAGAGATGAATATATATGCAGGAGATAATCCGGAATTTACCGGAGGATTAAAATTGCCAAACTGCACAACTTTTATTGATAATAACGCCAGACTTGGTGAAAAAAAGGCCTTATTTTCCCCTGCAAATAATTATGGTTATTCATACAGGGAACTTTATGACAAAATAAACAACTGGTCTTATGTTTTAACAGAACTGGGTATCCTAAAAGGTGACCGTGTTGGAATATATCTGCCATCAATTCCTGAATATGTAATATTATATTTTGCAATATGGCGGGTCGGTGCAGTTGCAGTACCGATGAATATTGTTTTAAAACCTGCAGAAATAAGATATCTTCTGGAAGATTCCGGTGCAAAACTCCTTGTAACCGATACTTTGGGTGAGCATAATGCCAGGAAAGGGTCATTGTCCTGTACGGATATATCTCCTGTCAGTTATATATCTATAGAAGGTGAAGAATGGAAACTGCTTGAAGAAAACTCAGAAGGTTTTTTCAGGCCGGCAGACTGCCGAATGGATGATCTCTGTCAGCTCCAGTACACTTCCGGAACAACAGGGCGGCAGAAAGGCGCAATGCTTACTCACGGAAACTGGATTGCAGCACTTGATACTGAAAGGGAGGTTTTAGCACTTACGACAGATGATGTATTCCTCGGAATATATCCTATGGCACATGTCGGGGTTTCGTGGGGCATATCAGCACTGAAAGCCGGCGCGACCTGGATAATAATTGAAAGATTTGATCTTGATGAATATATAAGCCTTGCAGAGCGGTTCAGTGTGACTGTTCTCGCCGGAATGCCGCCTGTAATTCATTCACTCATGAAAACACCTGATGGCACTGAGAAGAAATTATCATCTGCAAAGGAGATGATAAGCGGCGGAGGGCCCCTTCATCCAGGTGTATGGAAAGAGTTTCATTCAAGATTTGGCATTCCGATAGTCAATGCCTATGGACTTTCCGAGACAATTGTTGTCGGAACAGGCACTGCCATCATTCCCGGGGATTATGAGTCTGCGGATCGTTACAGAAGCGTTGGAAAACCGGTAGGATATTCAGAGGTGAAGATAGTCTCTCCTGAAGATCCTGCAACTGAACTTCCGGCGGAAGAGACTGGTGAAATTGCTCTTCGTGGGCCGGGAGTTGCAAAAGGCTACTGGAATATGCCTGAAGAGACAGCTGCTGTTTTTATTGATGACGGGTGGTTCTTAACCGGAGATATGGGCTTTATTGACCCTG
The sequence above is a segment of the Methanoplanus limicola DSM 2279 genome. Coding sequences within it:
- a CDS encoding CDC48 family AAA ATPase; the encoded protein is MINLRTDSAYPEDQGSGRARLDPETMLQLHISPGDLVYLEGKRKTVAKVWRMMVNDWNQEKIKIDNFTRMNAGISIGDRVSVTPVKEVVTAKRVVLAPPEDLPRQLPINYNSAMSRLIDYPVLHDDSVPVLAGMPFVQPQPVAFKVIHLEPENAVIISRDTEIEFSDKPAAGFEGLKMISYEDIGGLKTELQNVRETIELPMRHPELFSKLGIDPPKGVLLYGPPGTGKTLIAKAVANESGAHFISIAGPEIISKYYGESEQRLREIFDEAEENAPSIIFIDELDSIAPKREDVTGEVERRVVAQLLTMMDGLDERGQVVVIGATNRLDAIDQALRRPGRFDREIEIGVPGEEDRMEILRIHTRGMPIEGENRIIAKKKELKAAEPSDRGDLEEELRMIKDEVGKTREMLLKELAGKTTGFVGADLAALGREAAMRALRRYLPHIDLESDEISPEILESIEILIRDFRLALREISPSAMREVFLEVSHINWRDIGGLDAEKEEVRETVEYPLTKRERFENLGIEPPRGVLLYGPPGTGKTLIAKAVANESGANFIPVRGPQLLSKWVGESEKAVREVFRKARQVAPSIIFFDELDALAPARGRGSDSHVIESVVNQILTEFDGLEDLTGVSVLAATNRPDIIDQALLRAGRFDRLVYIGEPDAKSREKILHIHSRFLPIEYSVIEDILEITKDFDELIFEEIFVDIRKKRDIMPNRIITVDEIRKACELCSKKAEKRLSSGKRRKIIIDLLNKNALKLDDPVRDSLIVKIAGKTEGYVGSDLELLCRESAMFAMREGRSMVLEDDFKKALEKVHPMINDSLREQYQNMKNHFKGGRPKDIQPVEYQ
- a CDS encoding class I adenylate-forming enzyme family protein codes for the protein MNIYAGDNPEFTGGLKLPNCTTFIDNNARLGEKKALFSPANNYGYSYRELYDKINNWSYVLTELGILKGDRVGIYLPSIPEYVILYFAIWRVGAVAVPMNIVLKPAEIRYLLEDSGAKLLVTDTLGEHNARKGSLSCTDISPVSYISIEGEEWKLLEENSEGFFRPADCRMDDLCQLQYTSGTTGRQKGAMLTHGNWIAALDTEREVLALTTDDVFLGIYPMAHVGVSWGISALKAGATWIIIERFDLDEYISLAERFSVTVLAGMPPVIHSLMKTPDGTEKKLSSAKEMISGGGPLHPGVWKEFHSRFGIPIVNAYGLSETIVVGTGTAIIPGDYESADRYRSVGKPVGYSEVKIVSPEDPATELPAEETGEIALRGPGVAKGYWNMPEETAAVFIDDGWFLTGDMGFIDPDGRVSITDRKKDMIVMSGWKIYPTEIEKAMIEHPDIDDIALFGCPDVHRGEIPVAAVVPADGRVLDTGALEDFAKSRLAGYKVPRRYIIIDELPRVNGWKLLRKKLRSQYCSNCDGKEGNV